The nucleotide sequence TTTCAAGTGGCTTTTGTGGGAGAAGAAAAGAGTACATTTGCTCGTCTAATGATGCGGCCAGATTCACCTATTGTCATTCTCGCATCGATTTCGATTGCTTTGATCATGGCCTTGTCTTATGTGGCGTGGAAGAAATATGATGGAGAAATCCGTTCGACGTAATAGACACAAAAACCCCTTGCCTGTATAAAAAGGCAAGGGGTTTTGTTGTGCAGCTTCGTGCTAATCGTGAAGCGGCTTCTTGTTTTCATCAAGGGTGAAGCCTTCTCCGAGAACTTCATGCACATCATTGACGATGACAAAAGCATGCGGATCAATTTCTTGCACAATGGTTTTAAAACGCATGACTTCGTTTCGGCTGACAACGACATAGATGACTTTCTTTTCATCGCCAGAGTAGGCACCTTTACCAGCTAAGAGTGTCACACCACGACCTACATCAAGAATTTGCTTGGCGATGCTATCTGCTTCGTTGGAGATGATCGTCAATGCTTTTCCTGCATAAGCGCCATCTTGGAAAAAGTCGATGACACGTGCTGCAATAAAGACGACGACGAGGGTATACATAGCGCTTTCCAGATTCAAATAGACGAGGGACGCCCCAATGACCAAGATGTCTCCAAAAAACAACGTCCTTCCCATACTGATACCCATGTATTTCTGAAGCAGTCTGGCAATGATGTCCACACCGCCGGTCGTCCCGCCGTATCGGAAAATAATCCCTAAACCGACACCAACCGCTACCCCGGCATACAGGGAAGCAAGCAAGCGATCTTTCATCGGCAGCGGAAGCACACCATCAAATAAGGATAAAAAGACGGAGAGAGAAACCGTTCCCAAAATCGTGTAGAAAAAAGAAGTTCGTCCAAGAATTTTCCAGCCCAAGAAAAATAACGGTATGTTCAGGACAAAGAAGACGATTCCCTGATCGACAACAGGAACTAACAGCTTGATCAAAATGCTGATACCAGTAATACCGCCCTCAGCTAGATGGTTGGGAATGTTGAACGCGTTAATACCAAATCCCATAATGGCAGAACCGATGATAATGGCAATGATACTGTCAAGACGAATTTTCATATATCCTCCTGTTCGCCGGATCAGGAAACAGGCTTCCCCCCGGACGTGATGTGCAGGTAATACTTGTGTTACCTGAGGGCTATCCGAAAGCCATTATAAAT is from Brevibacillus brevis and encodes:
- a CDS encoding YitT family protein is translated as MKIRLDSIIAIIIGSAIMGFGINAFNIPNHLAEGGITGISILIKLLVPVVDQGIVFFVLNIPLFFLGWKILGRTSFFYTILGTVSLSVFLSLFDGVLPLPMKDRLLASLYAGVAVGVGLGIIFRYGGTTGGVDIIARLLQKYMGISMGRTLFFGDILVIGASLVYLNLESAMYTLVVVFIAARVIDFFQDGAYAGKALTIISNEADSIAKQILDVGRGVTLLAGKGAYSGDEKKVIYVVVSRNEVMRFKTIVQEIDPHAFVIVNDVHEVLGEGFTLDENKKPLHD